One window of the Rhodothermales bacterium genome contains the following:
- the hisF gene encoding imidazole glycerol phosphate synthase subunit HisF, translated as MLTKRIIPCLDIKDGRTVKGVNFVDLRDAGDPVELARAYVEQGADELVFLDISASLENRGTLLELVTHIAEVVNIPFTVGGGVRSVDDARALLNAGADKVAVNSAAIARPELVAELADAFGSQCVVVAVDIRLTDGEWRVHSHGGTRPTSLEAVSWIRRMELLGAGEILLTSMDHDGTKAGFAVEITRRISETVSIPVIASGGAGTESHFVDVLGAGCADAALAASVFHFGEIPIPTLKRVLHDHAIPVRR; from the coding sequence ATGCTGACCAAACGCATCATACCCTGCCTGGACATCAAGGACGGCCGCACCGTGAAAGGGGTCAATTTCGTGGACCTGCGCGATGCCGGCGATCCGGTGGAATTGGCCCGGGCCTACGTGGAGCAGGGCGCGGACGAGTTGGTGTTCCTGGACATTTCGGCATCGCTGGAGAACCGCGGAACGCTGCTTGAACTCGTCACGCACATTGCCGAAGTCGTCAACATTCCGTTCACCGTGGGCGGCGGCGTGCGTTCGGTGGATGATGCGCGCGCCTTGCTCAACGCGGGCGCCGACAAGGTCGCCGTGAACAGCGCCGCCATTGCCAGGCCGGAGCTGGTCGCCGAGCTGGCCGATGCGTTCGGCAGCCAGTGTGTCGTGGTGGCGGTCGATATCCGCCTGACCGACGGCGAATGGCGCGTCCATTCCCATGGTGGCACCCGGCCGACATCGCTCGAAGCCGTATCCTGGATTCGCAGGATGGAATTGCTGGGGGCCGGGGAAATACTGCTGACCTCCATGGACCACGACGGCACGAAAGCCGGATTTGCCGTGGAGATTACGCGCAGGATCTCGGAAACCGTGTCCATTCCGGTCATTGCATCGGGCGGGGCGGGAACGGAATCCCATTTTGTGGATGTACTGGGAGCCGGATGTGCCGATGCAGCGCTTGCTGCCAGCGTATTCCACTTCGGCGAGATCCCCATACCCACCCTGAAGCGCGTTCTCCATGACCATGCCATCCCCGTCCGACGCTGA
- a CDS encoding TonB-dependent receptor, whose product MRLSLLIVCLLMLVDPVTARQASVRGFVTDALTEQPLQGASVVLLAPHNQQPMGVATDGDGFFHVRRVPAGTYTLRISFIGFDAYEERITLAATGTLDRSVVLSPSSGEIDELVVEADAMGGVATVAAGLETIVPASIDRVPVPGVSGDLAAYLQTVPGVVVSGDRGGQFFVRGGAVDQNLALLDGLPVYMPFHVLSFYSAFPEELVDRAAFHTGGFGAAYGGRTSSILDVQARNGNKQHLAGGISLAPFLSTVRLEGPIVPGRVSAVVSARQSLIEEFVPEMFGQSMPYRFGDRFGKIHALLGTSHTLSFTALDTDDRGDIAGTRKVFTGDALAGEVTDSTQIHWSNRVYGGQWIFRPNGAPIVAQVTAGRSEMTNSFGPEEARSRTGSIASTDLALKLDWLLRSGRLTVGSSLRQADLTYVLDDQFQDLTTGSDVLRELGSFVEWEYRLAGDRIVATSGLHLYSGSGDQPGATWESFLEPRFRLTYHPTGPEGRHTVHASAGTYHQKLTGLSDKRDLGNLFTAWVVAENAASAVHVILGYNVRLTPFASAAVEAWYKDYTGLSVPIFSAFPRFTTILQSADGRAYGTDVRLDFNGRPFISDATLDGYLSYSFSSVEYETATHTYNPGHDRPHQLNALLHAEKGEVGLTLQWQYGSGLPFTPSGGFDKWYVLTPGVDLTRQQGEDRVLYAEPYSDRLPSYSRVDLWIERRVERGRHVATVRAGALNILNRANLFYFDLFTFQRVDQLPLIPSVGLKVELR is encoded by the coding sequence ATGCGCCTGTCGCTACTGATTGTTTGTCTGTTGATGCTGGTGGACCCCGTCACGGCGCGGCAGGCCTCGGTACGTGGATTCGTGACCGATGCGTTGACCGAGCAGCCTTTGCAGGGAGCCTCGGTAGTCCTTCTTGCGCCCCACAATCAGCAGCCGATGGGGGTCGCGACCGACGGTGACGGTTTCTTCCACGTGCGCCGAGTCCCGGCGGGCACGTATACCCTGCGGATTTCGTTCATCGGATTCGATGCGTACGAAGAACGGATAACGCTGGCGGCCACCGGCACGCTGGACCGGTCCGTGGTCCTCTCGCCGTCCTCCGGCGAAATTGATGAACTGGTGGTGGAAGCCGATGCCATGGGCGGTGTCGCAACCGTTGCAGCCGGGCTTGAAACCATCGTGCCGGCCTCCATCGATCGCGTCCCCGTTCCTGGCGTCTCCGGGGACCTGGCCGCCTATCTGCAGACCGTACCCGGCGTGGTGGTGTCCGGTGACCGGGGCGGTCAGTTCTTTGTCCGCGGAGGAGCCGTGGATCAGAACCTGGCTCTTCTGGACGGCCTTCCCGTGTACATGCCCTTCCACGTGCTCAGTTTCTATTCGGCGTTTCCGGAAGAACTGGTGGACCGGGCCGCATTCCATACCGGTGGATTCGGCGCCGCGTACGGCGGACGGACCTCGTCCATCCTGGACGTCCAGGCGCGCAACGGCAACAAGCAACACCTGGCCGGGGGCATCAGTCTGGCCCCGTTCCTGTCGACCGTCCGGCTGGAAGGGCCCATTGTGCCCGGTCGGGTTTCGGCTGTGGTATCGGCCCGACAGTCCCTCATTGAGGAATTCGTGCCCGAAATGTTCGGACAGTCCATGCCGTACCGGTTCGGTGACCGATTCGGCAAGATCCATGCGCTCCTGGGAACGTCCCATACCCTCTCGTTCACCGCCCTGGATACCGATGACAGGGGAGACATCGCCGGCACCCGGAAGGTGTTCACGGGGGATGCCTTGGCCGGCGAGGTGACCGACAGTACACAGATCCACTGGTCCAACCGCGTCTACGGCGGCCAATGGATTTTCCGACCCAACGGGGCGCCCATCGTGGCCCAGGTCACCGCGGGCCGGTCGGAGATGACGAACAGCTTCGGGCCGGAGGAAGCCCGTTCGCGCACCGGCTCCATCGCCAGCACGGACCTGGCACTGAAACTCGACTGGCTGCTCCGCTCCGGACGGCTCACCGTCGGCTCGTCGCTCCGACAAGCCGATCTCACCTACGTGCTGGACGACCAGTTCCAGGACCTCACGACCGGGTCCGACGTGCTCCGCGAACTCGGGTCGTTCGTGGAGTGGGAATACCGGTTGGCCGGGGATCGCATCGTGGCGACGAGCGGGCTCCACCTGTATTCCGGATCGGGCGACCAGCCTGGTGCCACATGGGAATCGTTCCTGGAGCCCCGGTTCCGGCTCACCTATCATCCGACGGGACCGGAAGGACGGCATACCGTGCACGCGTCGGCCGGAACGTATCATCAGAAACTGACCGGGCTCTCCGACAAGCGCGACCTGGGCAACCTGTTCACCGCATGGGTGGTTGCCGAAAATGCCGCCTCGGCGGTCCACGTCATCCTGGGCTACAATGTCCGGCTGACGCCGTTCGCATCGGCGGCCGTCGAAGCCTGGTACAAGGACTACACCGGATTGAGCGTACCCATCTTCAGCGCGTTTCCGCGGTTCACGACGATCCTCCAATCCGCGGACGGCCGCGCGTACGGAACGGATGTCCGCTTGGATTTCAACGGTCGACCGTTCATCAGCGACGCCACGCTGGACGGCTACCTGAGCTATTCCTTCTCGAGTGTGGAGTATGAAACGGCTACGCACACCTACAACCCGGGGCACGACCGGCCGCACCAATTGAATGCGCTGTTGCATGCGGAAAAAGGCGAGGTCGGGCTGACCCTGCAATGGCAGTACGGATCGGGCCTGCCGTTCACGCCGTCCGGCGGCTTTGACAAATGGTATGTCCTGACTCCGGGCGTGGACCTGACCCGGCAACAAGGCGAGGACCGGGTTCTGTACGCCGAACCCTACTCCGATCGGCTCCCGAGCTACTCGCGCGTGGACCTGTGGATTGAGCGCCGGGTGGAACGGGGGCGACACGTGGCCACCGTGCGGGCCGGCGCCCTGAACATCCTGAACCGCGCCAACCTGTTCTATTTCGACCTGTTCACGTTCCAACGCGTGGACCAGCTGCCGCTCATTCCCTCGGTGGGCCTGAAAGTGGAGTTACGCTGA
- the hisIE gene encoding bifunctional phosphoribosyl-AMP cyclohydrolase/phosphoribosyl-ATP diphosphatase HisIE encodes MTMPSPSDAEQPLVPLLPKGRVPVFDERGLIPAVVQDFKTNRVLMLAWMSEESLQVTRTSGHVTFFSRSRQQLWEKGETSGNTLCVEELRLDCDGDTLLVKVHPMGPTCHTGADTCWEEDNHSIEHFIPTLERIIDLRAEVADTESSYTSRLLKAGPKKIAQKVGEEGVEVALEGATGNEERLLEESADLMYHLLVLLKASGLSFKDVEQVLASRHG; translated from the coding sequence ATGACCATGCCATCCCCGTCCGACGCTGAACAGCCCCTCGTGCCCCTGCTGCCCAAAGGCCGGGTGCCGGTTTTCGACGAACGCGGTCTCATTCCGGCCGTGGTCCAGGATTTCAAGACCAACCGCGTCCTCATGCTCGCCTGGATGAGCGAGGAGTCCCTGCAGGTCACGCGAACGAGCGGACATGTCACGTTCTTCAGCCGCTCGCGTCAGCAACTCTGGGAAAAGGGCGAGACCTCGGGCAACACCCTCTGCGTGGAGGAACTCCGTTTGGATTGTGATGGCGATACGCTCCTCGTGAAGGTGCACCCCATGGGCCCCACGTGTCACACCGGGGCCGATACGTGCTGGGAGGAAGACAACCACTCCATTGAGCACTTCATTCCGACGCTGGAACGGATCATCGACCTTCGCGCGGAAGTCGCGGATACCGAATCGTCCTACACGTCCCGCCTCCTGAAGGCCGGACCCAAGAAAATCGCCCAGAAAGTGGGCGAGGAAGGCGTGGAAGTCGCCCTCGAGGGCGCTACCGGAAACGAAGAGCGGCTCCTGGAGGAGTCGGCCGACCTCATGTACCACCTGCTCGTCCTGCTCAAGGCCAGCGGACTGTCGTTCAAGGACGTGGAGCAGGTGCTGGCGAGTCGTCACGGGTAA
- a CDS encoding DUF4249 family protein translates to MKPAPANTPRLAASAILLCAVLGLTLTACDQTDIDPFHNDGQYFTVWGYLDVLEREQTIRVVPVTRFPERIESPTEPQAYIDADVYTTDLSTEERIKWTHSLMQLDDGTYGHMYTARFIVRPGRTYRLEVVRSDGKMAVAETTVPRTVDQGHMQRSEVMYNADSTEIWQDIEVRGIPSPWDMRALYTAGASTNFHVQVPYGRTGERTTDGGWRTRLHISRDQPAVQEYLRSFPDESGATLVAVGLQLRILDENWDPPEGVFDPEVLAQPGVLTNVSGGHGFFGSMGYHAEEWEIDVPQRLLGYPLVVERPPAN, encoded by the coding sequence ATGAAACCTGCCCCCGCAAACACCCCTCGCCTTGCGGCCTCCGCGATCCTGTTATGCGCGGTTCTGGGATTGACCCTGACGGCATGTGACCAGACCGACATCGACCCGTTTCACAATGACGGACAGTATTTCACCGTCTGGGGCTACCTGGATGTCCTGGAACGGGAGCAGACCATCCGTGTGGTGCCAGTCACCCGATTCCCGGAGCGGATAGAAAGCCCGACCGAACCGCAGGCCTACATCGACGCCGACGTGTACACCACGGACCTGTCTACGGAAGAGCGCATCAAATGGACCCATTCCCTCATGCAATTGGATGACGGAACATACGGGCACATGTACACGGCCCGGTTCATCGTCCGTCCGGGGCGCACCTATCGACTGGAAGTGGTGCGCAGCGACGGGAAAATGGCCGTGGCCGAAACGACGGTGCCCCGGACCGTGGACCAGGGGCACATGCAACGCTCCGAAGTCATGTACAACGCCGATTCTACGGAAATCTGGCAGGACATTGAGGTGCGCGGCATTCCTTCCCCGTGGGACATGCGGGCGCTGTACACGGCGGGCGCATCCACCAACTTCCACGTCCAGGTGCCGTACGGCCGGACGGGAGAGCGCACGACCGATGGCGGATGGCGCACCAGGCTCCACATCTCCCGTGATCAACCCGCCGTCCAGGAGTACCTGCGCAGCTTTCCGGACGAGTCGGGAGCGACACTCGTTGCGGTCGGGCTCCAACTGCGCATATTGGACGAGAACTGGGATCCGCCGGAGGGCGTCTTCGACCCGGAGGTCCTGGCCCAACCCGGCGTCCTCACGAATGTGTCCGGCGGGCACGGGTTTTTCGGAAGCATGGGCTATCACGCGGAAGAATGGGAGATCGACGTTCCGCAGCGACTGCTGGGCTATCCACTGGTGGTGGAGCGTCCCCCGGCGAACTGA